In the Sandaracinus amylolyticus genome, CGCCGATGATGCGGCACACGCCGCCGGCGCAGCCGTCGTTGCACACGCTCGGGCAGCTCGTGGTCGCGTCGGGAAGGCTCGCGGCATCCGGGTTCAACGGCAGGAACGCATCGACCGGCGCGTCCGTGGGCACTGTCGCGTCCTCGGGCGTCGTGGTCGCGTCGGGCGCTGGGACCCGCGCGTCGAAGCCGCCCGCGTCACCCGCCTCGAGCGCGCTCGGATCGAACCCGATGCGGCCGCAGCCCGCGGCCGCGCACACCCACAGCACCGTGCACCAGAGCACGAGCTCGGCCCGACGCGCCCTCACCGCCTTCCGAGGATACCCGAGATCGTCGTCCTCATCCGCCACGCGTGTAGATGTCCGGATCCAGCCGTTCCATGAAACGTCGTGGCTCGCGCATGGGCCCGAAGCCGTGCTGCGCGTAGAGCCCGTGGGCATCGAGGGTGCCCAGCATCCATCGCCGCACCTCGTGCTGCCCGGTGCTCACCTCGACGAGCCACTTGCCGAGACCGGAGCCTCGCGCCTCGGGCAGCACGAACACGTCGCACAGATAGGCGAACGTGACCTCGTCGCTGATGACGCGCGCGTAGCCGAGCTGGCGCTCGCCGCGATAGAGCCCGAAGCAGCACGAGAGCTCGATCGCGCGCTCGACGCGCGCGCGGGAGATGCCCTTCGCCCAGTACGACTCCTCGCCGAGGAAGCGATGGACGAGGCCCACGTCGAGGCGCGTCTTGTCGGTGTCGATCTCGTGCTCGCCCTTCGTCCACTTCATAGGACGAGCCTACGGGCGCGCCGTGGTGCTCGCCGTGCGCCAGGTCGTCGATGTCGCGAGGACCGCTGCTACGGATTCTGTAGCGCGAGCCCGCGTCGGGTCGCGGCGAAGCGCAGCGCGAGCTCCGAGGGCGCGCGGCCCGTCATCTCGCGGAGCTCGGCGATCATGTGCGCCTGATCGAAGTAGCCGGCGTCGCGCGCGATGACGCCCCACGCCGGGCGCGGCGTGCTCGCGCGCAGCATCGCGAGCGCGCGCTGGAAGCGGACGATGCGCAGGTAGTGCTTGGGCCCGACGCCGACGACGGCGTCGAACGCGCGGCGCAGCTGGCGCTCGCTCAGGCCCACGTGCGCGGCGAGCGCGTCGACGCGCGGCAGTGTCTCCATCGCGTCGATCGTGCGGGTGGCGCGGCGCACCGCGGAGGAGGCGGCGGGCTCGAACACACGATCGCTGGAGAGCCGCGCCTCGAGCGCGGAGATCATCAGGCGCGCGCGGGCCTCGTCACCGCGCGCGCCGGCGAGCGCGTCCTGGAGCGCGCGCCCGCTGCCGCC is a window encoding:
- a CDS encoding helix-turn-helix domain-containing protein → MLAIVLTTRAFAPPRSLARFVECVRVIDAPDLARLRYERLPDGKTELVVQIDGRGAEAGAMGTRTRAISKESSPLASAVIVRFRAAGAYPFFGMPMSELTDRHTSVETLWGGSGRALQDALAGARGDEARARLMISALEARLSSDRVFEPAASSAVRRATRTIDAMETLPRVDALAAHVGLSERQLRRAFDAVVGVGPKHYLRIVRFQRALAMLRASTPRPAWGVIARDAGYFDQAHMIAELREMTGRAPSELALRFAATRRGLALQNP
- a CDS encoding GNAT family N-acetyltransferase; its protein translation is MKWTKGEHEIDTDKTRLDVGLVHRFLGEESYWAKGISRARVERAIELSCCFGLYRGERQLGYARVISDEVTFAYLCDVFVLPEARGSGLGKWLVEVSTGQHEVRRWMLGTLDAHGLYAQHGFGPMREPRRFMERLDPDIYTRGG